Proteins from a single region of Styela clava chromosome 1, kaStyClav1.hap1.2, whole genome shotgun sequence:
- the LOC120343115 gene encoding calcium homeostasis endoplasmic reticulum protein-like: MDVLQPPVEPEVKNIIDKLANFVARNGAEFEKMTKEKQKGNPKFSFLFGGEHYNYYQYKLSTEQQIQNQQKAKLNAQVVAQEAMVQHSLQNAPWQRNPQQQQSQQQAIPPLMPQFPRFPPNMRMPMSNAPPWQPQSQRFMPPNSGPNMHQPPPPFPGPGNNQTVPNMPMPPNQQMGGQPPPQNFNMPYRQPPQNMPPRTSRFSQLPPEQSQTLPSQNQEPEDKKASDLSQGKDEEGQENEEYQIVQAENEAKIKIEKSSSNLKQQYEVLMHQQQEKIDAAIAQTEEEKLRNLASSTGIITSDFDVVLQPIINTCTKDSISAGKSWILSNSKSAQHCEVIGRHLLKRILEAEKMADNETVNGKSKFDTQLHIVYLVNDVLHHASRKHIGDLSSALQSVILPIFCMANANAPEARRERLTKLLGLWQKFKYFNEDILEKLKEPPTALSEYQANLIIEHAAAVQQVQTDIQNQYNQYEEQHKQYASHIESQIKERRDAFEKRKEDEKRAKDEKRNAQSQDYNQNQYKDNAPPWTSGMDDYDNNTPMQFEYGHGANNQTPQVIDYSHSRNPSEWQEEEFGPRLPWGGGQGPRMGGPWQDGSPWAGGGPRSRGPRAPPPQINPNDPSLIPSVPYYDLPSGLMCPLVKLEDMDYKSLDPAMIRLPPPVPPSERLLAAVEAFYGPPSHERPRNVDGWERNGLFEFYRAKVRAKQRKDGNLSRSKSKSRSRSRERSLSRSRSRGRSYSRSSSSRSRSRSRSSRSRSRSRSPKNRSLSPSRRRKSGSRSLSPENRRSRSPDRQRSRSPIADRDLTPPSMGGNVYAQALSMEGKLGEENRGAQMLKRMGWGGAGLGAKEQGREDPISAGEIRDKYDQFKGLGMPTDDPYESFRKSKSQGFITRIKARDKERGTPRRSRRDEEPK, encoded by the exons ATGGATGTTCTACAACCACCAGTGG AACCTGAGGTGAAAAATATCATTGACAAATTGGCAAACTTTGTTGCAAGAAATGGAGCAGAATTTGAGAAGATGacgaaagaaaaacaaaaagggaacccaaaattttcatttttatttggcGGGGAACATTATAATTACTACCAATACAAACTATCAACAGAACAACAAA ttcaaaatcagcaaaaagcaaaattgaatgCGCAAGTAGTTGCACAAGAAGCAATGGTACAACATTCATTGCAGAATGCACCTTGGCAACGAAATCCTCAACAACAGCAAAGTCAGCAACAAGCAATTCCACCTCTGATGCCACAATTCCCAAGGTTTCCCCCTAATATGAGAATG CCAATGTCGAATGCTCCGCCATGGCAGCCACAGTCCCAAAGATTCATGCCACCGAATTCAGGACCAAACATGCATCAGCCGCCACCTCCGTTCCCAGGCCCCGGTAATAACCAGACAGTACCAA ACATGCCGATGCCTCCTAATCAGCAAATGGGTGGACAACCACCACCACAAAATTTCAATATGCCGTATCGACAACCACCACAGAACATGCCACCCAGGACATCAAGGTTTAGTCAGTTACCACCAGAGCAGTCTCAAACTTTACCAAGTCAAAATCAG GAACCTGAAGACAAAAAAGCATCAGACTTGAGTCAAGGCAAAGACGAAGAAGGCCAAGAAAATGAAGAATATCAAATTGTTCAAGCTGAAAACGAagccaaaataaaaattgagaaaagcAGCAGTAACTTAAAACAACAATATGAG gTTTTGATGCaccaacaacaagaaaaaattgatGCTGCAATAGCTCAGACCGAAGAAGAAAAATTAAGAAATCTCGCTTCGAGTACAGGAATTATAACTTCTGATTTCGATGTTGTTTTGCAACCCATTATCAACACTTGCACCAAGGACTCAATTTCA GCTGGAAAATCTTGGATTCTCAGTAATAGCAAAAGTGCACAACATTGTGAAGTGATAGGTCGACATTTGTTAAAAAGAATCTTAGAAGCTGAGAAGATGGCTGATAATGag ACTGTGAATGGAAAGTCTAAATTTGACACCCAATTACATATTGTATATCTTGTCAATGATGTCTTGCACCATGCATCAAGAAAACATATAGGCGATCTCTCTTCTGCACTTCAGTCTGTGATTTTGCCCATTTTTTGTATGGCAAATGCAA ATGCCCCGGAAGCCAGAAGAGAGCGTTTGACTAAGTTATTAGGACTGTGgcaaaaatttaaatacttcaatgaagatattttagaaaaattgaaagaacCACCGACTGCTCTATCAGAATATCAG GCCAACCTGATAATTGAACATGCAGCTGCAGTTCAGCAAGTGCAAACTGATATTCAAAACCAATACAATCAGTATGAAGAACAACACAAACAATACGCATCTCATATTGAAAGTCAAATAAAGGAAAGAAGAGATGcttttgaaaaaagaaaagagGACGAAAAAAGGGCTAAAGATGAA aaaagAAATGCACAATCTCAAGATTACAATCAGAATCAATATAAAG ATAACGCACCACCATGGACAAGTGGTATGGATGACTATGACAACAATACACCGATGCAGTTTGAATATGGCCACGGGGCAAA CAACCAAACACCTCAAGTGATCGATTACAGCCACTCACGAAACCCCTCAGAATGGCAAGAGGAAGAATTTGGGCCAAGGCTGCCATGGGGTGGAGGGCAAGGTCCAAGAATGGGTGGCCCTTGGCAGGATGGATCACCCTGGGCTGGTGGTGGTCCTCGATCAAGGGGGCCAAGGGCGCCACCTCCACAAATAAACCCAAATGACCCATCTCTTATACCAAGTGTACCCTACTATGATCTACCATCGGGACTGATGTGCCCACTTGTTAAA ttaGAAGACATGGATTATAAATCCCTCGATCCAGCAATGATAAGGTTACCACCTCCCGTTCCTCCATCTGAAAGATTACTAGCCGCTGTAGAAGCTTTTTATGGACCACCATCCCATGAAAGACCACGAAATGT TGATGGTTGGGAACGCAATGGCTTGTTTGAATTCTACCGTGCTAAAGTTCGAGCCAAGCAACGAAAAGATGGAAATTTATCCCG GTCAAAGTCAAAATCTCGTTCAAGATCACGCGAGCGTTCTCTCTCAAGATCAAG ATCACGTGGACGTTCCTACTCTCGTTCATCAAGTTCCCGATCTAGATCTCGTTCACGGTCATCGCG ATCCAGAAGTCGTTCACGATCCCCAAAGAATCGCTCTTTATCTCCCAGCAGAAGACGTAAGTCAGGTTCGAGATCTCTTTCTCCCGAAAACAGGAGGTCACGATCTCCAGATAGGCAAAGGTCACGTTCACCTATTGCTGACAGGGATCTTACACCTCCGTC TATGGGAGGAAATGTTTATGCTCAAGCTCTCAGCATGGAAGGAAAACTGGGCGAAGAAAACAGAGGTGCACAAATGCTAAAACGAATGGGTTGGGGTGGTGCAGGTCTAGGTGCTAAAGAGCAAGGGAGAGAG GATCCAATATCAGCTGGAGAAattcgtgacaaatatgatcaGTTCAAAGGACTAGGAATGCCAACGGATGACCCTTATGAAAGTTTTCGAAAATCAAAAAGTCAGGGCTTCATTACAAGAATAAAGGCTCGTGATAAAGAAAGGG GTACACCCAGAAGAAGCAGACGCGACGAAGAGCCGAAGTGA